A section of the Oryza sativa Japonica Group chromosome 1, ASM3414082v1 genome encodes:
- the LOC4327539 gene encoding cytochrome P450 CYP94D108: protein MELSSTSASLLLILLLTLVYFLYLHQDPKKKPRTHGLKSYPVVGTLPHFINNKDRFLEWSTGVMKRSPTHTMSFKELGLTGGVITANPANVEHILKANFGNYPKGELAVSLLEDFLGHGIFNSDGEQWLWQRKAASYEFNKRSLRNFVVDTVRFEVVERLLPLLEYAGRHGRTLDVQDVLERFAFDNICRVAFDEDPACLTEESMAAPQSAEFMRAFNDAQNAILDRFNSPAKSLWRIKKLFNMEPERRMRDSLATIHGYAERIVRERRERREARLERRDDFLSRFAASGEHSDESLRDVVTNFILAGRDTTSSALTWFFWLLSGRPDVEDKIVREIRAVRQSSAGSEGTRGATFSLDELRDMQYLHAAITESMRLYPPVPFDTHSCKEEEFLPDGTFAGKGWLVTYCAYAMGRVEDIWGADCEEFRPERWLDEAGAFRPESTFKYPVFHAGPRMCLGKEMAYIQMKSIVACVLEQFSLRYAGDAKGHPGLVVALTLRMEGGLPMKVTIRE from the coding sequence ATGGAACTCTCCTCAACCTCAGCTTCTCTCCTGCTCATCCTCCTGCTCACCCTCGTCTACTTCCTCTACCTGCACCAGGATCCCAAGAAGAAGCCTCGCACCCATGGACTCAAGTCCTACCCCGTGGTCGGCACGCTGCCGCATTTCATCAATAacaaggaccgtttccttgagTGGTCGACCGGCGTCATGAAGCGCAGCCCCACGCACACCATGTCGTTCAAGGAGCTCGGACTCACCGGCGGCGTCATCACCGCCAACCCGGCCAACGTCGAGCACATTCTCAAGGCTAACTTTGGTAACTACCCCAAGGGCGAGCTTGCCGTGTCCTTGCTCGAGGATTTTCTTGGCCACGGCATCTTCAATTCCGACGGCGAACAGTGGCTATGGCAGCGGAAGGCCGCCAGTTACGAGTTCAACAAGCGCTCGCTGAGGAACTTCGTGGTGGACACCGTCCGGTTCGAGGTCGTCGAgaggctgctgccgctgctcgaGTATGCGGGGCGCCACGGACGGACGCTGGACGTGCAAGACGTGCTTGAGCGCTTCGCGTTCGACAACATCTGCCGCGTGGCCTTCGATGAGGACCCGGCGTGCCTCACCGAGGAGAGCATGGCCGCGCCCCAGAGCGCGGAGTTCATGCGCGCGTTCAACGACGCGCAGAACGCCATCTTGGACCGGTTCAACTCGCCGGCCAAGTCGCTGTGGCGCATCAAGAAGCTCTTCAACATGGAGCCCGAGAGGCGGATGAGGGATTCACTTGCCACGATCCACGGCTACGCGGAGCGGATCGTCCGGGAGCGCAGGGAGAGAAGGGAGGCCCGGCTGGAGCGCCGCGACGACTTCCTGTCGCGCTTCGCCGCGAGCGGCGAGCACAGCGACGAGAGCCTCCGCGACGTGGTCACCAACttcatcctcgccggccgcGACACGACGTCTTCGGCGCTGACCTGGTTCTTCTGGCTACTCTCCGGCCGGCCCGACGTGGAAGACAAGATCGTGCGCGAGATCCGCGCGGTGAGACAGTCGTCGGCCGGCAGCGAGGGAACGCGTGGCGCGACGTTCAGCTTGGACGAGCTGAGGGACATGCAGTACCTCCACGCGGCCATCACCGAGTCCATGCGTCTGTATCCGCCGGTACCCTTCGACACGCACAGCTGCAAGGAGGAGGAGTTCCTGCCGGACGGCACGTTCGCGGGGAAAGGGTGGCTGGTGACGTACTGCGCATACGCCATGGGGCGCGTGGAGGACATCTGGGGCGCGGACTGCGAGGAGTTCAGGCCGGAGCGGTGGCTGGACGAGGCGGGCGCGTTCCGGCCGGAGAGCACGTTCAAGTACCCGGTGTTCCACGCGGGGCCGAGGATGTGCCTAGGCAAGGAGATGGCCTACATACAGATGAAGTCCATCGTGGCGTGCGTGCTCGAGCAGTTCAGCCTCCGGTACGCCGGCGACGCCAAGGGGCACCCTGGGCTCGTGGTCGCGCTTACGCTGCGGATGGAGGGTGGCTTGCCGATGAAAGTGACAATCAGGGAGTAA